A window of Leptotrichia wadei contains these coding sequences:
- a CDS encoding phosphoribosylanthranilate isomerase, translated as MEKKENNVATDDFTENATKLKVCGIRSITEINELKTLDIDYFGCIFAKSARQVDTELAAKIARTAHRHGKKTVGVFVNAMIENIVKIVEETGIDVVQLHGDESVEYCVELTKKLEKLYEKSCFRKRKNFPSKTEIWKVFGVTDELPDIADYKQYIEYPLFDAKGENRGGNGIVFDWDILKDLEKYSFVLAGGLSAENICEALECKPAILDVNSKVEVNNKKNKKLVEEVVNLVKKGK; from the coding sequence TTGGAGAAAAAAGAAAATAATGTGGCAACTGATGATTTCACAGAAAATGCTACTAAATTGAAGGTTTGCGGGATTAGGAGCATTACTGAAATTAATGAATTGAAAACTTTGGATATTGATTATTTTGGATGTATTTTTGCAAAGAGTGCAAGGCAGGTAGATACGGAGCTTGCGGCTAAGATTGCTAGGACTGCGCATAGGCACGGGAAGAAAACTGTTGGAGTGTTTGTGAATGCGATGATTGAGAATATTGTGAAAATCGTGGAGGAAACTGGAATTGATGTTGTGCAGCTGCATGGAGATGAATCGGTGGAATATTGTGTGGAGCTTACGAAAAAATTGGAAAAACTTTATGAGAAAAGCTGCTTTAGAAAACGTAAAAATTTTCCGTCTAAGACAGAAATTTGGAAAGTTTTTGGAGTGACTGATGAACTTCCAGATATTGCAGATTATAAACAGTATATTGAATATCCGTTGTTTGATGCGAAGGGAGAAAATCGCGGGGGAAATGGGATTGTTTTTGACTGGGATATTCTGAAGGATTTGGAGAAATATTCATTTGTACTGGCTGGAGGGCTTTCGGCTGAAAATATTTGTGAGGCGCTTGAATGTAAGCCTGCGATTTTGGATGTGAACAGTAAGGTTGAGGTCAATAATAAAAAAAATAAAAAATTAGTTGAGGAAGTTGTAAATTTAGTAAAAAAGGGAAAATAA
- the trpB gene encoding tryptophan synthase subunit beta, with product MGNKHFNEKAYFGQFGGQFVPETAMFALAELEAEYEKLKNDKEFFEEFDDLLKNYVGRETPLYYAKNLSEYYNHDIYLKREDLNHTGAHKINNALGQVLLAKKMGKKKVIAETGAGQHGVATATAAALLGLECDVYMGAVDIERQKLNVFRMELLGARVISIEDGLKTLKEATTAAIQSWVAEIETVFYVIGSVVGPHPYPTIVRDFQSIIGYETKAQLEALGKHADHVIACVGGGSNAIGIFSAFINDNSTKLYGVEAGGYGIDTDMHAATLTLGKPGIIHGMKTYVLQNKYGQISPVHSISAGLDYPGVGPEHSHLFDTKRATYVPVTDDEAMKALMLVTRKEGIIPAIESSHALAYLEKLCPALSKDKRETIVVNVSGRGDKDMHTVFSVLKDKESGGENGIYELNGGFENE from the coding sequence ATGGGAAATAAACATTTTAATGAAAAGGCATATTTTGGGCAATTTGGTGGGCAATTTGTGCCAGAAACTGCTATGTTTGCTTTGGCGGAACTGGAAGCAGAGTATGAAAAATTGAAGAATGATAAGGAATTTTTTGAGGAATTTGATGATTTGTTAAAAAATTATGTTGGGCGTGAAACTCCGCTTTATTATGCAAAAAATTTAAGTGAATATTATAATCACGATATTTACTTGAAAAGAGAGGATTTGAACCATACTGGAGCTCATAAAATTAATAATGCGCTTGGGCAGGTTTTGCTTGCTAAGAAAATGGGGAAGAAAAAAGTAATTGCTGAAACTGGGGCTGGACAGCATGGAGTTGCGACTGCGACTGCCGCTGCCTTGTTAGGCTTGGAATGTGATGTTTATATGGGAGCTGTTGATATTGAACGGCAAAAACTGAATGTGTTTAGAATGGAACTTTTAGGTGCAAGAGTTATTTCAATTGAAGATGGGCTGAAAACATTAAAAGAAGCGACAACAGCGGCTATTCAGTCTTGGGTTGCTGAAATAGAAACTGTATTTTATGTAATCGGTTCAGTTGTAGGGCCTCATCCATATCCAACAATTGTACGTGATTTTCAGTCAATTATTGGTTATGAAACAAAGGCGCAGCTTGAAGCTCTTGGAAAACATGCTGACCATGTTATTGCATGTGTTGGTGGCGGAAGTAATGCAATTGGGATTTTTAGCGCATTTATAAATGACAATTCAACTAAACTTTATGGAGTGGAAGCTGGAGGTTATGGAATTGACACAGATATGCATGCTGCCACATTGACACTTGGAAAACCTGGAATTATTCACGGAATGAAAACTTATGTGCTGCAAAATAAATATGGGCAAATAAGTCCAGTTCATTCAATTTCCGCTGGACTTGACTATCCAGGAGTAGGTCCTGAACATTCGCATCTGTTTGACACAAAAAGGGCAACTTATGTACCAGTTACCGATGATGAGGCGATGAAAGCATTAATGCTCGTTACGAGAAAAGAAGGAATTATTCCAGCGATTGAAAGTTCACATGCTTTAGCATATCTTGAAAAATTATGTCCTGCACTTTCTAAAGACAAGAGGGAAACTATCGTTGTAAACGTGTCTGGACGTGGAGATAAGGATATGCATACTGTTTTTTCTGTATTAAAAGATAAGGAAAGTGGCGGAGAAAATGGAATTTATGAGTTAAATGGAGGTTTTGAAAATGAGTAA
- the trpA gene encoding tryptophan synthase subunit alpha, whose protein sequence is MSKKIIDVFKEKEKVNIGYIVAGFPSVDFTKQFLQNLDNTVLDMLEVGIPYSDPLADGKLISHASFLASEAGVTTDTVFDLLTEIKDDISKPLIFLIYYNLIFAYGIDEFIKKCKKANIKGLIIPDLPYEEAFEMSEKLRENEIALIPLVSVTSGNRIKKIVSQGDGFIYAIGSLGVTGSKQVDLPRLESFIKEIRKVSDLPVSLGFGIKNNDNVNTMRKYADGVIVGTSIVDFTFKNDVDYTIQKINELFK, encoded by the coding sequence ATGAGTAAAAAAATTATTGATGTTTTTAAGGAAAAAGAAAAAGTAAATATTGGCTACATTGTTGCAGGTTTTCCAAGTGTTGATTTTACAAAGCAATTTTTACAAAATTTAGATAACACGGTCCTTGATATGCTAGAAGTCGGTATTCCATATTCAGATCCGTTAGCTGATGGAAAATTAATTTCGCATGCATCATTTCTAGCTTCAGAAGCTGGAGTTACTACTGATACCGTATTTGATTTGCTAACTGAAATAAAAGACGATATTTCAAAGCCTTTGATCTTTTTGATTTATTACAATCTAATATTTGCCTATGGAATTGACGAATTTATTAAAAAGTGTAAAAAAGCCAATATTAAAGGGTTAATTATTCCAGACCTGCCTTATGAGGAAGCCTTTGAAATGTCAGAAAAATTGCGGGAAAATGAAATTGCTCTTATTCCGCTTGTAAGCGTTACTTCTGGAAATAGAATAAAAAAAATCGTTTCCCAAGGAGATGGCTTCATCTATGCAATCGGTTCGTTAGGAGTAACAGGTTCAAAACAGGTTGATTTGCCACGTTTGGAATCGTTTATCAAGGAAATAAGAAAAGTTTCAGATTTACCAGTTTCTTTGGGATTTGGAATAAAAAATAATGACAATGTTAATACAATGAGAAAATATGCGGATGGAGTAATTGTAGGGACAAGTATTGTTGATTTTACTTTTAAAAATGATGTGGATTATACGATTCAGAAAATTAACGAGTTGTTTAAATAA
- a CDS encoding DUF3290 family protein: MEFYNFNYLENQKFVTDKFFLVVIILVIAFILFAFWKWFKGSISLRDKQLSLLGLMFIFLFALYHYDNYRARNNEEKVYKNSASVIKKLSEKFKVSENDIFINTPEITEDTVYKIKDKYYQIHWVGTNILVEQMTVPYVDEVKMLKE, from the coding sequence ATGGAATTTTATAATTTTAATTATTTAGAAAACCAAAAATTTGTAACGGATAAATTTTTTCTTGTTGTAATAATTTTAGTGATAGCGTTTATATTATTTGCATTTTGGAAATGGTTTAAAGGAAGCATTTCGCTTAGAGATAAACAGCTTAGTTTGCTTGGATTGATGTTTATTTTCTTATTTGCATTATATCATTATGATAATTATAGAGCTAGAAATAATGAAGAAAAAGTTTATAAAAATTCGGCAAGTGTTATAAAAAAATTATCTGAAAAATTTAAAGTTAGCGAAAATGATATTTTTATAAACACGCCTGAAATAACAGAGGACACTGTTTATAAAATAAAAGATAAATATTATCAAATTCACTGGGTAGGAACTAATATTTTAGTTGAACAAATGACAGTTCCTTATGTGGATGAAGTAAAAATGCTTAAAGAATAA
- a CDS encoding DUF421 domain-containing protein — MDFIILVAIKLTIGFIALVLFMNLNGRSQLAPTSTEDQIGNYVLGGIIGGVIYSPTISIIQFLIVLLIWGLLMTVTDFLKNTNKRVKKMIDGQVVYLIRDGKMLTENFAQATLSIPDFYTKLRTKGVTQISDIEEAFMESNGQLIVIKKGEGGYSNLLVSEGNIQEDNLKHIGKDDDWLKEELEKYNITDLSELFIVEYSGDGKLFIVKK, encoded by the coding sequence TTGGATTTCATAATTCTTGTAGCAATAAAACTTACAATTGGATTTATTGCGTTAGTTTTGTTCATGAATTTAAATGGACGGAGCCAATTGGCACCAACATCAACAGAAGATCAAATAGGTAACTATGTTCTTGGGGGAATTATCGGTGGTGTAATTTATAGTCCAACTATATCAATAATTCAGTTTTTGATAGTTCTTTTAATATGGGGACTTTTAATGACAGTAACTGATTTTCTAAAAAATACAAATAAACGCGTAAAAAAAATGATAGATGGACAAGTTGTGTACTTAATAAGAGATGGAAAAATGCTAACAGAAAATTTTGCACAAGCCACACTTTCAATTCCTGATTTTTATACAAAATTGAGAACAAAAGGTGTTACACAAATATCGGATATAGAAGAAGCTTTTATGGAATCGAATGGACAACTTATTGTTATAAAAAAAGGTGAAGGCGGTTATTCAAATTTATTGGTTTCCGAAGGGAACATACAAGAGGATAACTTGAAACATATCGGAAAAGATGATGATTGGTTGAAGGAAGAATTGGAAAAATATAATATTACTGATTTAAGTGAACTTTTTATTGTTGAATATAGTGGTGATGGAAAACTTTTTATTGTGAAGAAATAG
- a CDS encoding YARHG domain-containing protein, with protein MKKIFNLILFFLTVISCQNNLKNVFTRTISNLDPNLSYQNELIMYENNIFSGKIELQSPLQGYIEVKNGTLNGKVSIIDGTQKLEAIMEENNIQSIEHFDYQDQGNNHHTYKSNYRNGILTNLTNITKNTELNLIINSNGNINGTIKLNGNSFSIVNNEYSASNFGGFFPKKGGTFVYYPNENIIQETYFYNTSAYTTSTFSAFAGKTNIPVFNKNYIKEFILTKIGLIKSTTTNNTNSTNIKTNENNDTESNYNYSDETSSSEKTTENTNSENELDLEDLNNLKYEVMDNENESAFNKYNKKELRILRNMIYAEKGYIFKDEELSSFFNNKSWYTPEISNQDDIQLDDYDKQFILKLKKYEYN; from the coding sequence ATGAAAAAAATATTTAATTTAATATTGTTTTTTTTAACAGTAATATCTTGTCAAAACAATTTGAAAAACGTATTTACTAGAACTATTTCTAACTTAGATCCTAATTTAAGTTATCAAAATGAACTTATCATGTATGAAAATAATATATTTTCAGGAAAAATTGAATTGCAATCACCATTACAAGGTTATATAGAAGTTAAAAATGGTACGCTAAATGGAAAAGTTTCTATTATAGATGGCACTCAAAAATTAGAAGCAATAATGGAAGAAAATAATATACAGTCTATAGAACACTTTGATTATCAGGATCAGGGAAATAATCATCATACTTATAAATCTAACTACAGAAATGGTATTCTCACCAATCTAACAAATATTACTAAAAATACAGAATTAAATTTAATTATTAATTCCAATGGTAATATAAATGGAACTATTAAATTAAACGGCAATTCATTTAGTATTGTAAATAATGAATATTCTGCAAGTAATTTTGGAGGATTTTTTCCTAAAAAAGGAGGAACTTTTGTATACTATCCTAACGAGAATATTATCCAAGAAACCTATTTTTATAATACTAGTGCCTATACAACAAGTACATTTTCTGCTTTTGCAGGAAAAACTAACATTCCTGTATTTAATAAAAATTATATTAAAGAATTTATTCTTACAAAAATAGGTTTAATAAAATCTACTACCACAAATAATACCAATAGCACTAATATAAAAACTAATGAAAATAATGACACAGAGTCTAATTACAATTATTCTGATGAAACTTCTTCATCTGAAAAAACAACAGAAAATACAAATTCAGAAAATGAATTAGATCTAGAAGATTTAAATAACCTAAAATATGAAGTCATGGATAATGAAAATGAATCAGCATTCAATAAATACAACAAAAAAGAATTACGTATTTTACGAAATATGATATACGCAGAAAAAGGATACATTTTTAAAGATGAAGAATTATCTTCATTCTTCAATAATAAATCTTGGTATACACCTGAAATTAGTAATCAAGATGACATTCAATTAGATGATTATGATAAACAATTCATATTAAAATTAAAAAAATATGAATATAATTGA
- the clpB gene encoding ATP-dependent chaperone ClpB, whose amino-acid sequence MEQNFTQKSIEAISEANNFAIRYKHSDIKVEHLLLALVGQMDGLIPNVLKKMGIDTTDMIKKIEGKLESFPKIEGGNSEPRPNGEMNRVLVGAGDFAKKMGDSYISTEHLFLASYDNNNFLKEYGINKKQFETVLESVRGGRKIMTDNPESTYEALDKFGKDLVELARKGKLDPIIGRDNEIRRAIQILSRRNKNNPILIGEPGVGKTAIAEGIAQRILKGDVPENLKDKTIFSLDMGALVAGAKYRGEFEERLKAVLEEIEKSEGRIILFIDEVHNIVGAGKTEGSMDAGNLLKPMLARGEIKVIGATTIDEYRKYIEKDAALERRFQPVMVDEPTVEDTISILRGLKEKFEIFHGIRITDNAIVTAATMSDRYINDRFLPDKAIDLIDEAAAKVKTEINSMPTELDEVTRRVMQLEIEKVALEKEKDQASKDRLVTLEKELAELNEKKAAFKAQWESEKQEVEKIQNINTEIEKVKLQIADAQRKNDYNKLAELQYGKLPALEKQRADEEEKAKNQNPGANKLLKQEIDSEEIAEIVGKWTGIPVSKLLQGEREKILHLAEQMMKRVIGQDEAITTISDTIIRSRAGLKDPNRPIGSFIFLGPTGVGKTYLTKTLAFNLFDDESNIVRIDMSEYMDKFSTTRLIGAPPGYVGYEEGGQLTEAVRRKPYSVILFDEIEKAHPDVFNILLQLLDDGRLTDGKGKVVDFKNTIIIMTSNIGSEIILEDPQVSEPTKEAVLNEMKHRFKPEFLNRIDDIIVFKALGKESVKSIISLILEEINDKLKEQYIKIEFTDKALDYIVNEAYDPAYGARPLKRFVQKDIETNLSKMILSNEVPENSTVVLDSDGEKLIYNVKK is encoded by the coding sequence ATGGAACAGAACTTTACACAAAAAAGTATTGAGGCTATTTCAGAGGCTAATAACTTTGCGATTAGATACAAACATTCTGATATAAAAGTGGAACATTTATTGTTGGCACTTGTGGGGCAAATGGATGGACTGATTCCTAATGTATTGAAAAAGATGGGAATTGATACTACTGATATGATTAAGAAAATTGAAGGGAAGTTAGAAAGTTTTCCAAAAATTGAAGGTGGGAACAGTGAACCACGACCGAACGGAGAAATGAATAGGGTTCTTGTGGGAGCTGGAGATTTTGCTAAAAAAATGGGGGATAGTTATATCAGTACAGAACATCTATTTTTAGCAAGTTATGATAATAATAATTTTCTGAAAGAATATGGGATAAATAAGAAGCAGTTTGAAACTGTGCTTGAAAGTGTAAGAGGAGGTAGAAAAATTATGACAGATAATCCAGAAAGTACATACGAAGCGTTAGATAAATTTGGAAAAGATCTGGTTGAACTGGCTCGAAAAGGTAAACTTGATCCGATTATTGGGAGAGATAATGAAATCCGACGGGCTATACAGATTTTATCAAGAAGAAATAAAAATAATCCGATTCTGATTGGGGAACCAGGGGTTGGGAAAACAGCCATTGCAGAAGGAATTGCACAAAGAATATTGAAAGGTGATGTGCCTGAAAATTTGAAAGACAAGACAATTTTCTCGCTTGACATGGGTGCCTTGGTTGCAGGAGCGAAATATCGTGGGGAATTTGAAGAAAGATTAAAAGCGGTATTGGAAGAAATTGAAAAAAGTGAAGGAAGAATAATTCTTTTCATTGACGAAGTTCATAACATTGTGGGAGCTGGGAAAACAGAGGGATCTATGGATGCTGGAAACCTTTTGAAGCCAATGCTTGCACGTGGGGAAATAAAGGTTATTGGGGCTACTACAATTGACGAGTATAGAAAATATATTGAAAAGGATGCAGCACTTGAGCGTAGATTTCAGCCTGTAATGGTAGATGAGCCGACTGTGGAAGATACAATTTCAATTTTACGTGGATTGAAGGAAAAATTTGAAATTTTCCATGGAATCAGAATTACTGACAATGCGATAGTTACAGCGGCTACAATGAGCGACAGATATATAAATGACAGATTTTTACCAGATAAGGCGATTGACTTGATTGACGAGGCGGCTGCAAAAGTAAAGACTGAAATTAATTCAATGCCGACAGAACTGGATGAAGTTACAAGACGTGTTATGCAGCTTGAAATTGAAAAAGTGGCGCTTGAGAAGGAAAAGGATCAGGCTTCTAAGGACAGACTTGTTACGTTGGAAAAAGAATTGGCAGAACTTAATGAGAAAAAGGCTGCGTTTAAGGCGCAATGGGAAAGTGAAAAGCAGGAAGTTGAAAAGATTCAAAATATTAATACTGAAATTGAAAAAGTTAAACTTCAAATTGCCGATGCACAAAGAAAAAATGACTATAACAAACTGGCAGAACTGCAATACGGTAAATTGCCTGCACTGGAAAAACAAAGGGCAGATGAAGAAGAAAAAGCCAAAAATCAGAATCCAGGTGCAAATAAATTATTAAAACAGGAAATTGACAGCGAAGAAATAGCAGAAATCGTTGGAAAATGGACTGGAATACCAGTTTCAAAATTGTTGCAGGGAGAACGTGAAAAAATCTTACATCTTGCAGAACAAATGATGAAAAGAGTAATTGGACAAGATGAAGCAATCACAACAATAAGCGACACAATAATTCGTTCACGTGCAGGACTGAAAGATCCAAACCGTCCAATTGGTTCATTCATCTTCCTAGGACCGACAGGTGTTGGTAAGACTTATTTGACAAAAACTCTTGCATTTAATTTGTTTGATGATGAAAGCAATATTGTTAGAATTGATATGAGTGAATATATGGATAAATTCAGCACGACAAGATTAATCGGAGCACCTCCAGGATATGTAGGATATGAAGAAGGTGGACAGTTGACGGAAGCTGTTAGAAGAAAACCTTATTCAGTAATTTTGTTTGATGAAATTGAAAAGGCTCACCCTGATGTATTTAATATTTTGTTACAGTTGCTTGATGATGGAAGACTTACGGATGGTAAAGGGAAAGTTGTAGACTTTAAAAATACAATAATCATTATGACTTCAAATATCGGTAGTGAAATTATATTGGAAGATCCGCAAGTTTCAGAGCCTACAAAAGAAGCTGTATTAAATGAAATGAAACATAGATTTAAGCCAGAATTCTTGAACAGAATTGACGATATTATAGTATTTAAGGCATTAGGAAAAGAAAGCGTGAAAAGTATTATTTCACTTATCCTTGAAGAAATAAACGATAAATTAAAGGAACAATATATAAAAATTGAATTTACAGACAAAGCTCTAGACTACATCGTAAACGAGGCTTATGACCCAGCTTACGGAGCAAGACCTCTAAAACGTTTTGTTCAAAAAGATATAGAAACTAACTTATCAAAAATGATTTTGAGCAACGAAGTACCTGAAAATAGTACAGTTGTACTTGATAGTGATGGGGAAAAATTGATTTACAATGTAAAAAAGTAG
- a CDS encoding glycoside hydrolase family 32 protein, with protein sequence MDFKDVEKKEEESVLEKKEIVEKDFWRQKYHIQGIVGLINDPNGFSQFKGKYHMFYQWNPLGTIHKNKTWAHSVSDDLLHWERLETALRPDTWYSKDGVYSGSAIVDDGKLYLFYTGNVKDCDGNRESYQCLAVSSDGENFERWEPSIVNQPDGYTRHIRDPKIWKKDGKFYAVIGIQSEDLEGKAVLYSSENIKDWKFEGEIAGANHGKLKDFGFMWECPDYFQLKDEKTGEIKDLLVFSPQGLEPEGDLYNNKYQTGYLFGKLDYEKPEFEISSDFVEIDRGHDFYAPQSMEDDKGRRIIVGWMGVPEEEDFPTVKNEWIHCLTLPRELKVINGRLYQLPIKEMESIRGEKIEFNEKVAGEVKVGTGTTYELKAKFSNFNSDFGLKLRTSKNSETVLKFDYNDKKFVLDRTKGEQPDKRLRKVYLGDISELELTVFVDNSSVEVFINGGQEVFSSRIFPEKGADGISVFADGDASVKIEKWEWK encoded by the coding sequence ATGGATTTCAAAGATGTTGAAAAAAAAGAAGAAGAATCAGTTTTAGAAAAAAAAGAAATTGTTGAAAAGGATTTTTGGCGACAGAAGTACCATATTCAAGGAATTGTAGGACTTATTAATGATCCAAATGGATTTTCACAATTTAAGGGGAAATACCATATGTTTTATCAATGGAATCCTTTAGGAACGATTCATAAAAATAAAACTTGGGCTCATAGTGTAAGTGATGACTTATTGCATTGGGAAAGACTGGAAACGGCTTTGCGACCTGATACCTGGTATTCTAAGGATGGAGTTTATTCTGGAAGTGCAATTGTGGATGATGGAAAACTATATTTATTTTATACTGGAAATGTGAAAGATTGTGATGGGAATAGAGAATCTTATCAATGTTTAGCAGTTTCAAGCGACGGAGAAAATTTCGAGAGATGGGAGCCAAGTATTGTAAATCAGCCTGACGGGTACACTCGACATATAAGAGATCCCAAAATTTGGAAAAAAGATGGGAAATTTTATGCGGTAATTGGTATTCAAAGTGAAGATTTGGAAGGAAAGGCAGTTTTATACAGTTCAGAAAATATAAAAGACTGGAAATTTGAAGGGGAAATTGCAGGAGCAAATCATGGAAAACTTAAAGATTTTGGATTTATGTGGGAGTGTCCAGATTATTTTCAGTTAAAGGATGAAAAAACAGGAGAAATTAAGGATTTGTTAGTATTTTCACCACAAGGACTGGAGCCTGAAGGAGATTTGTACAATAATAAATATCAGACAGGATATTTATTTGGAAAACTGGATTATGAAAAACCTGAATTTGAAATTTCATCAGATTTTGTGGAAATTGACAGAGGGCATGACTTTTATGCACCACAGTCAATGGAGGATGACAAAGGAAGAAGAATTATTGTAGGCTGGATGGGAGTTCCTGAAGAAGAAGACTTTCCAACTGTGAAAAATGAATGGATTCATTGCTTGACATTGCCAAGAGAATTAAAAGTAATTAATGGAAGACTTTATCAATTGCCGATAAAAGAAATGGAAAGTATACGTGGAGAAAAAATTGAATTTAATGAAAAAGTGGCTGGAGAAGTAAAGGTTGGAACTGGGACAACTTATGAATTAAAAGCTAAATTTTCTAATTTTAATTCTGATTTTGGATTGAAATTGAGAACTAGCAAAAATAGTGAAACTGTTTTGAAATTTGATTACAATGATAAGAAATTTGTATTGGACAGAACAAAGGGTGAACAACCTGATAAGAGATTAAGAAAAGTTTATTTGGGAGATATTTCAGAACTGGAACTCACAGTATTTGTAGATAATTCTTCTGTGGAAGTGTTTATTAACGGTGGACAGGAAGTGTTTTCATCGAGAATATTCCCTGAAAAAGGTGCGGATGGGATAAGTGTGTTTGCAGATGGAGATGCAAGTGTGAAAATTGAAAAATGGGAATGGAAATAA
- the rsmB gene encoding 16S rRNA (cytosine(967)-C(5))-methyltransferase RsmB, translated as MIKNKKLTGNKMVGNIKLDIINIIDDILYEKKYSNIQLNYYFSKKNYTQKEKTFITSVVNTVIKNLIYIDYLIEKGTRNVKKRKIKQLLRISAAQLFFMESDNAGVIFEAGEVAKIINEHQAGFVNAALKTILKSKEKFDNEIPMDKREGIILSYPQWLVNKLKIDYPDNYLEIMESYKKRSYLSARFDKNKMTKEKFEKLLKEINTEVLFSVDEVYYLSNANIFDTEIYRNGEAVIQDASSYLAVKNLAVKDGEIVLDACAAPGGKSLAILQLFNPEKLISTDIHEHKVKLLNELKNKYGYGNFRVRLNDAAQIENLGVKFDKILLDMPCSGLGVLRKKPEKIYELTSNDIKNLKKLQKRIFESAYKCLKNGGEIVYSTCTFSKNENTNNIQYFLEKYENLEVLDLEVPESVEIVKDEFGGAYISYENKYMDGFYIAKLRKN; from the coding sequence TTGATAAAGAATAAAAAATTAACAGGAAATAAAATGGTAGGAAATATAAAACTGGATATTATAAATATTATTGATGATATTTTGTATGAGAAAAAATATAGCAATATTCAGTTAAATTATTATTTTTCTAAAAAAAATTATACTCAAAAGGAAAAAACTTTTATTACAAGTGTTGTGAATACTGTAATAAAAAACCTGATTTATATTGATTATTTAATTGAAAAAGGGACACGAAATGTGAAAAAACGGAAAATAAAGCAGCTTTTGAGAATTTCTGCTGCACAGCTGTTTTTTATGGAATCGGATAATGCAGGAGTGATATTTGAGGCTGGAGAAGTTGCAAAAATTATAAATGAGCATCAAGCTGGATTTGTGAATGCGGCTTTAAAGACAATTTTGAAAAGTAAAGAAAAGTTTGATAATGAGATTCCTATGGATAAAAGGGAAGGTATTATTTTATCGTATCCTCAATGGCTTGTAAATAAACTTAAAATTGATTATCCAGATAATTATTTGGAAATAATGGAGTCATATAAAAAGAGAAGTTATCTGTCGGCTAGATTTGATAAGAATAAAATGACTAAAGAAAAATTTGAGAAATTGTTAAAAGAAATTAATACAGAAGTTTTATTTTCAGTTGATGAAGTCTATTATTTGTCAAATGCGAATATTTTTGATACGGAAATTTATAGAAATGGAGAAGCTGTAATTCAAGATGCTTCATCTTATTTGGCTGTGAAAAATTTAGCTGTGAAGGATGGAGAAATTGTGCTTGATGCTTGTGCCGCTCCAGGTGGAAAATCTCTTGCGATTTTGCAATTATTTAATCCAGAAAAATTGATTTCTACGGATATTCATGAACATAAGGTGAAATTGTTAAATGAACTTAAAAATAAGTATGGTTATGGTAATTTTCGAGTAAGGTTAAATGATGCTGCGCAAATTGAAAATTTAGGAGTTAAATTTGATAAAATATTGCTGGATATGCCGTGCAGCGGACTTGGAGTGCTTAGGAAAAAGCCTGAAAAAATATACGAACTGACCTCAAATGATATAAAAAATTTAAAAAAACTGCAGAAAAGAATATTTGAAAGTGCGTATAAATGCTTGAAAAATGGCGGAGAAATAGTCTATAGCACTTGTACTTTTTCTAAAAATGAAAATACAAATAATATTCAATATTTTTTGGAAAAATATGAAAATTTAGAAGTTTTAGATTTGGAAGTTCCAGAAAGTGTAGAAATTGTAAAGGATGAATTTGGTGGGGCTTATATTTCGTATGAAAATAAATATATGGATGGATTTTATATTGCAAAGTTGAGAAAAAATTAA